The following proteins come from a genomic window of Populus nigra chromosome 6, ddPopNigr1.1, whole genome shotgun sequence:
- the LOC133696343 gene encoding uncharacterized protein LOC133696343, with the protein MMRRQPELESETLVEAALRVLNTGDPFEKAKLGDLVASKWQQGSIFQAYNPSLDFPVPDRPARLANVRLVSPSLMPKLGKAGSLQSRQAIVHSLVHTESWAIDLSWDIIARFGKQEGMPREFFTDFVKVAQDEGRHFNLLAKRLEELGSSYGALPAHDGLWDSAIATSKDLLARLAIEHCVHEARGLDVLPTTISRFRNGGDNETADLLETVVYPEEITHCAAGVKWFKYLCLRSKTPALSRDSLSSEENGDKETEISTEGNEEVIQKFHAIVRTHFRGPLKPPFNEEARKAAGFGPQWYEPLAVKEVQNNPST; encoded by the exons ATGATGAGGCGACAGCCAGAATTAGAGAGCGAGACGCTAGTGGAAGCGGCGCTAAGGGTACTTAACACAGGGGACCCATTCGAGAAGGCAAAGCTAGGCGATTTAGTGGCTTCTAAATGGCAACAAGGGTCCATTTTTCAGGCTTACAACCCTTCCCTCGACTTCCCCGTACCCGATCGCCCCGCCAGGCTCGCTAAT GTAAGGTTGGTTTCACCAAGTTTGATGCCAAAGCTTGGGAAAGCTGGTAGCTTGCAGAGTAGGCAGGCTATTGTGCATAGTCTTGTGCATACTGAAAGTTGGGCTATTGACTTGTCTTgg GATATAATTGCTCGGTTTGGTAAGCAAGAGGGAATGCCAAGAGAGTTCTTCACGGATTTTGTGAAGGTTGCGCAAGACGAGGGCAGACACTTTAATCTTCTTGCAAAACGGCttgaagaattgggttcttcttaTGGGGCTTTACCAGCTCATGATGGCTTGTGGGACTCAGCCATTGCTACTTCAAAGGACCTTTTAGCTCGTTTGGCAATAGAGCATTGTGTTCACGAG GCCAGGGGACTTGATGTGCTGCCAACAACCATATCTCGATTCCGCAATGGAGGTGACAACGAAACAGCCGATTTATTGGAGACAGTAGTTTATCCAGAAGAGATAACCCATTGTGCAGCTGGAGTGAAGTGGTTTAAGTATCTATGCTTGAGGTCTAAAACTCCAGCTTTAAGTAGAGACAGCTTGTCATCTGAAGAAAATGGAGACAAGGAAACTGAAATTTCTACGGAGGGGAATGAAGAGGTGATTCAGAAATTTCATGCTATAGTGAGAACACACTTCAGAGGACCATTGAAGCCTCCCTTTAACGAGGAAGCAAGGAAAGCTGCTGGATTTGGTCCTCAATGGTATGAACCTCTAGCTGTCAAAGAGGTCCAGAATAATCCTAGTACTTGa
- the LOC133697189 gene encoding 3-phosphoinositide-dependent protein kinase 2-like: protein MLEMEREFDSKLRIQSGDHPSSSSNNNNGSVQRSKSFAFRAPQENFTIHDFELGKIYGVGSYSKVVRAKKKDTGTVYALKIMDKKFITKENKTAYVKLERIVLDQLDHPGIVRLFFTFQDNYSLYMALESCEGGELFDQITRKGRLSEDEACFYAAEVVDALEYIHSMGLIHRDIKPENLLLTAEGHIKIADFGSVKPMQDSCITVLPNAASDDKACTFVGTAAYVPPEVLNSSPATFGNDLWALGCTLYQMLSGTSPFKDASEWLIFQRIIARDIRFPDYFSGEARDLIDHLLDIDPSRRPGAGRGGYAELKNHPFFEGVDWKNLRGETPPKLVSEPMVQSGDSDHDSGSPYNPTHAGDSSLTQNDGNAGVSSSAEATAHITRLASIDSFDSKWQQFLDPGESVLMIAMVKKLQKLTSKKVQLILTNKPKLIYVDPSKLVVKGNIIWSDNSDDLSVQVASPSHFKICTPKKVRSFEDAKQRAWQWKKAIESLQNQ from the exons ATGTTGGAAATGGAGAGGGAGTTTGATTCAAAGTTAAGAATTCAAAGCGGCGATCATCCTTCTTCGTCATCTAATAACAATAATGGGAGTGTGCAGAGATCTAAAAGCTTTGCATTCAGAGCACCTCAAGAGAATTTCACTATTCATGATTTTGAGCTTGGCAAGATCTATGGTGTTGGGTCTTATTCAaag GTAGTGAGAGCAAAGAAGAAGGATACAGGAACAGTATATGCCTTGAAGATCATGGACAAAAAATTCATcaccaaagaaaataaaacagctTATGTTAAGCTAGAACGCATTGTGCTTGATCAATTGGACCATCCTGGAATTGTGCGGCTCTTTTTTACATTTCAGGACAATTATTCTCTGT ATATGGCACTTGAATCCTGTGAAGGCGGAGAACTTTTTGACCAAATAACTAGA AAAGGCCGTTTATCGGAGGATGAAGCTTGCTTTTATGCTGCAGAAGTTGTTGATGCTCTTGAATACATACATAGCATGGGATTAATACATCGAGATATAAAG CCAGAGAATTTGCTACTTACTGCAGAAGGACACATTAAAATTGCTGATTTTGGGAGTGTGAAGCCCATGCAAGATAGTTGCATTACTGTCCTTCCAAATGCGGCTTCAG ACGATAAGGCTTGCACATTTGTGGGAACAGCGGCATATGTCCCTCCAGAAGTCCTTAACTCTTCTCCTGCAACTTTTGG AAATGACCTCTGGGCACTTGGCTGCACTTTGTACCAGATGCTTTCAGGGACTTCTCCTTTCAAAGATGCAAGTGAATGGCTTATATTTCAAAGAATTATTGCCCGGGATATAAGGTTTCCTGATTATTTTTCAGGAGAAGCAAGAGATCTCATCGACCACTTATTA GATATAGATCCCAGCAGAAGACCTGGTGCTGGACGTGGTGGGTATGCGGAGCTCAAGAACCATCCTTTCTTTGAGGGAGTTGACTGGAAGAATTTAAGAGGAGAAACCCCTCCTAAACTTGTTTCGGAGCCAATG GTGCAATCAGGTGACAGTGACCATGACTCTGGGTCTCCATATAACCCTACACATGCTGGAGACAGTTCTTTGACACAAAATGATGGAAATGCTGGAGTCTCATCATCTGCTGAAGCAACTGCTCACATAACTAGACTTGCTTCAATAGACTCCTTTGATTCCAAATG GCAACAGTTTTTGGATCCAGGGGAATCTGTTCTTATGATCGCAATGGTGAAGAAATTACAGAAACTGACAAGCAAGAAGGTGCAGCTTATCCTTACCAACAAGCCAAAGTTGATTTACGTGGACCCTTCAAAATTAGTGGTGAAGGGAAATATAATTTGGTCTGACAATTCTGATGACCTGAGCGTCCAAGTTGCAAGTCCTTCACATTTCAAGATCTGTACG CCGAAGAAGGTAAGGTCATTTGAAGACGCGAAGCAGAGAGCATGGCAGTGGAAAAAGGCAATCGAGAGTCTTCAAAACCAGTGA
- the LOC133697219 gene encoding glucosamine inositolphosphorylceramide transferase 1-like: MGVYEAGVNGTATATSCSFWNTSMRCWCRWRWENHQQQQQQHNVLRQRLVSLVFSSGFTFFLGYLVLYGSIGMFYAWLMFSKPYLRSTNAGVGLKSLGCQEDNEGSWSIGVFYGDSPFSLKPIEAMNEWRHEGAAWPIANPVVTCASLSDAGFPSNFVADPFLYVQGDTLFLFYETKNSITSQGDIGVAKSIDKGATWQQLGIALDEDWHLSYPYVFNYLGQIYMMPESSQKGDLRLYRALNFPLQWTLDKVLIKNPLADSFIINRAGEYWLFGSDHSGVGTRKNGQLEIWYSSSPLGPWKPHKKNPIYNVDKSVGARNGGRPFVYDGNLYRVGQDCGETYGRRVRIFKVEVLTKDDYKEVEVPLGFEESNKGLNAWNGARYHHLDVQQLSSGKWIAVMDGDRVSSGDPVHRFVLGSASFAAVTAVVVVLGVLLGAVKCIIPLNWCAHFSGKRNNALLGRARSNLFSSKVRRFCSRLNRVPLSVRGKIKPNTWAGKLVLAVIFAVGVALMCTGVKYFFGGNGAEGAYPLNGSYSQFTLLTMTYDARLWNLKMYARHYSRCSSVKEIVVVWNKGMPPRSSDLDSTVPVRIRVEDQNSLNNRFKEDPKIKTRAVLELDDDIMMSCDDIERGFNVWRQHPDRIVGFYPRLVRGSPLQYRDEKYARRHESYNMILTGAAFIDRTLAFERYWSSEAKAGRDLVDRYFNCEDVLLNYLYANASSSQTVEYVRPTWVIDTSKFTGVAISKNTSEHYNIRSNCLLKFSEIYGSIAGRKCEFNGRKDGWDL, encoded by the exons ATGGGTGTTTATGAGGCTGGTGTGAATGGCACCGCAACAGCGACATCTTGTAGCTTCTGGAATACGAGCATGAGGTGTTGGTGCAGATGGAGATGGGAAAACCatcaacaacagcagcagcagcataaTGTTTTGCGCCAAAGATTGGTTTCTCTAGTGTTTTCCTCTGGTTTTACGTTCTTTTTGGGGTATTTGGTTTTGTATGGATCTATTGGCATGTTTTATGCTTGGCTTATGTTTAGTAAGCCTTATTTACGTAGCACAAATGCTGGTGTTGGGTTAAAGTCACTTGGTTGTCAAGAAGACAACGAGGGTTCTTGGTCTATTGGTGTCTTTTATGGTGATTCTCCTTTCTCTCTCAAACCAATTGAAGCT ATGAATGAATGGAGACATGAGGGTGCGGCATGGCCTATTGCCAACCCCGTTGTCACTTGTGCTTCGCTTTCTGATGCTGGCTTCCCCAGTAATTTTGTTGCTGACCCGTTTCTTTATGTTcag GGGGATACACTTTTCCTCTTCtatgaaacaaaaaattcaataaccaGTCAAGGAGATATTGGAGTTGCGAAAAGTATTGACAAGGGAGCGACATGGCAACAGTTGGGCATTGCCTTGGATGAGGACTGGCATCTATCCTATCCCTATGTATTCAACTACCTTGGCCAA ATATATATGATGCCTGAGAGCAGCCAGAAAGGGGACCTTCGTCTTTATCGAGCTCTTAACTTTCCATTGCAGTGGACACTGGATAAGGTTCTTATAAAAAATCCCCTTGCAGATTCTTTTATCATTAATCGTGCTGGAGAATATTGGCTTTTTGGTTCAGATCACAGTGGTGTTGGAACCAGGAAGAATGGGCAACTGGAAATCTGGTATAGTAGCTCACCACTTGGTCCCTGGAAACCACACAAGAAGAATCCCATTTATAATGTTGACAAGAGTGTGGGAGCTAGGAATGGAGGCAGGCCATTTGTGTATGATGGAAACCTTTATCGTGTTGGTCAAGACTGTGGTGAAACATATGGAAGACGAGTCCGTATCTTCAAGGTAGAAGTTCTTACCAAGGACGATTACAAAGAAGTTGAAGTTCCCCTGGGATTTGAAGAGTCCAATAAGGGACTCAATGCTTGGAATGGTGCACGCTACCATCATCTTGATGTGCAGCAACTAAGCTCTGGTAAATGGATAGCTGTCATGGATGGAGATCGTGTATCTTCAGGAGATCCAGTCCATCGCTTTGTTCTCGGCTCTGCTTCATTTGCTGCTGTCActgctgttgttgttgtattggGTGTGCTACTTGGAGCAGTGAAGTGCATTATTCCCCTCAACTGGTGTGCTCACTTCTCAGGGAAGAGAAATAATGCTCTCTTGGGTCGGGCAAGGTcgaatttgttttcttcaaagGTGAGACGTTTTTGCAGCCGATTGAACAGGGTTCCTCTGTCTGTTCGAGGAAAAATAAAGCCTAATACTTGGGCTGGAAAATTGGTTTTGGCTGTAATATTTGCAGTTGGAGTTGCATTGATGTGCACAGGTGTTAAATATTTCTTTGGAGGCAATGGTGCTGAGGGAGCTTATCCGTTAAATGGTTCCTACTCTCAGTTCACTTTATTGACGATGACATATGATGCACGGCTCTGGAATTTGAAAATGTATGCGAGGCATTATTCAAGGTGTTCTTCTGTTAAAGAGATTGTTGTGGTTTGGAACAAGGGCATGCCTCCCAGATCGAGTGATCTAGACTCCACTGTGCCTGTAAGGATCAGAGTAGAAGACCAAAACTCACTGAACAATCGGTTCAAGGAAGATCCTAAGATTAAGACCCGTGCTGTTCTCGAGCTTGATGATGATATCATGATGTCTTGTGACGATATAGAACGGGGATTCAATGTGTGGCGTCAACACCCAGATCGGATTGTTGGCTTCTATCCCCGACTCGTTCGTGGTAGTCCATTGCAGTATAGGGATGAGAAATATGCCCGGCGTCATGAAAGTTATAACATGATTCTTACTGGGGCAGCTTTCATTGACCGTACACTAGCTTTTGAGAGGTACTGGAGTAGTGAAGCTAAGGCAGGAAGGGATCTGGTAGATAGATACTTCAACTGCGAGGATGTGCTTTTGAATTACTTGTATGCAAATGCAAGCTCGTCCCAGACTGTTGAGTATGTGAGGCCAACATGGGTAATAGACACATCGAAATTTACTGGGGTAGCAATTAGCAAGAATACAAGTGAGCATTACAATATAAGAAGTAATTGCCTCCTGAAATTTTCAGAGATCTATGGAAGTATAGCTGGCCGAAAGTGTGAATTTAATGGGCGCAAGGATGGTTGGGATTTATAG